In Sphingobacterium sp. SRCM116780, the genomic stretch TATTATTCAAATAGAAATTGAAGATCGTGATGGCACGACGCAGGTGATTGAAGTTCCCACAGATGTTAACTTATCCTTAATGGAGTTGTTGAAAGCTTCAGAATATGAGGTTTTAGCAACATGTGGAGGAATGGCTTTATGTGCCACATGTCATGTACAAATTAAATCTGGAGCAGAAAACCTACCAGAACCCCAGGATCA encodes the following:
- a CDS encoding 2Fe-2S iron-sulfur cluster-binding protein; this encodes MEDIIQIEIEDRDGTTQVIEVPTDVNLSLMELLKASEYEVLATCGGMALCATCHVQIKSGAENLPEPQDQELDMLDTLPDADNDSRLACQLRLTNENEGLSIKIKGALQ